Proteins from a genomic interval of Stenotrophomonas sp. WZN-1:
- the gspD gene encoding type II secretion system secretin GspD has protein sequence MSLRFLPWSFALALLVGCSTVSAPHVQRNGNLSPSADAGQAADVAADAARESQGAPQAVIRRGTGTMINREAARAPAPALHGASTGEATFNFEGESLHAVVKAILGDMLGQNYVIAPGVQGTVTLATPKPVSPAQALNLLEMVLGWNNARMVYSGGRYNIVAADQALAGTVAPSTAPAASARGFEVRVVPLQFISATEMKKVLEPYARPNAIVNVDSGRNVITLGGTRAELENYLRTVEIFDVDWLSGMSVGVFPIQSGKAEQVAADLEKVFGEESKTPSAGMFRFLPLENANAVLVITPQVRYLDQIQQWLDRIDTAGGSARLFSYELRYIKARDLAERLSEAFASSGNRSGSSPASLAPGAIPSQLGGDGDRGMDNSSGNLGSTLGGTSGSGSGSSNGSLNLPQRQPGNVSVSLEVEGDRVGVSAVEETNTLLVRSTPQAWRSIREVIEKLDVMPLQVHIEAQVAEVALTGDLKYGVNWFFDNAVAGRTLTGALSGLTLPPAAAGAWNTFAGGVTGNDGVGWAFTGHNAAAVVSALDKVTDLRLLQTPSVFVRNNAEATLNVGDKVPINTTTVNTGVGTSTYSSVQYIDTGVILKVRPRVTRDGTVFLDIVQEVSSASDVPEACNPTERNCNPRISTKKLSTEAAVQSGDTIMLAGLITDSATDGSSGIPGLSRIPVVGALFGQKTRTSRRSEVIVLLTPTIVRNSQESRNLTDEYSKRFRAMEPLNQPRAKK, from the coding sequence ATGAGCCTGCGTTTTCTTCCCTGGTCCTTTGCCCTCGCGCTGCTGGTCGGCTGCAGTACGGTGTCCGCGCCGCACGTGCAGCGCAACGGCAACCTGTCGCCCAGCGCCGACGCCGGCCAGGCGGCCGACGTCGCTGCCGATGCCGCGCGTGAAAGCCAAGGGGCACCGCAGGCGGTGATCCGCCGCGGCACCGGCACGATGATCAACCGCGAGGCCGCGCGTGCGCCGGCACCGGCGCTGCATGGCGCCAGCACCGGCGAGGCGACCTTCAACTTCGAAGGCGAATCGCTGCATGCGGTGGTCAAGGCCATCCTTGGTGACATGCTCGGCCAGAACTACGTGATCGCACCAGGCGTGCAGGGCACGGTCACCCTGGCCACGCCCAAGCCGGTCTCGCCGGCGCAGGCACTGAACCTGCTGGAGATGGTGCTGGGCTGGAACAACGCGCGCATGGTCTACAGCGGTGGGCGCTACAACATCGTCGCCGCCGACCAGGCGCTGGCCGGCACCGTCGCGCCGAGCACTGCGCCGGCGGCCAGTGCGCGCGGCTTCGAAGTCCGCGTGGTGCCGCTGCAGTTCATCTCCGCCACCGAGATGAAGAAGGTGCTGGAGCCGTACGCGCGCCCCAACGCCATCGTCAACGTGGACAGCGGCCGCAACGTGATCACCCTTGGTGGTACCCGCGCCGAGCTGGAAAACTACCTGCGCACCGTCGAGATCTTCGACGTCGACTGGTTGTCGGGCATGTCGGTTGGCGTGTTCCCGATCCAGTCGGGCAAGGCCGAGCAGGTCGCGGCCGACCTGGAAAAGGTGTTCGGCGAAGAGAGCAAGACGCCCAGCGCCGGCATGTTCCGTTTCCTGCCGCTGGAGAATGCGAACGCCGTGCTGGTGATCACGCCGCAGGTCCGCTACCTGGACCAGATCCAGCAGTGGCTGGATCGCATCGACACCGCTGGTGGCAGTGCCCGCCTGTTCTCCTACGAGCTGCGCTACATCAAGGCGCGTGACCTGGCCGAGCGTCTCAGCGAGGCCTTCGCCAGCAGTGGCAACCGCAGCGGCTCCAGCCCGGCCTCGCTGGCACCGGGCGCCATTCCGTCGCAGCTGGGCGGCGACGGCGATCGTGGCATGGACAACAGCAGCGGCAACCTGGGTTCGACGCTGGGCGGAACCAGTGGTAGTGGCAGTGGCAGCAGCAATGGCAGCCTGAACCTGCCGCAGCGCCAGCCCGGCAACGTCAGTGTCAGCCTGGAAGTGGAGGGCGACCGCGTCGGCGTGTCGGCAGTGGAGGAAACCAACACGCTGCTGGTGCGCTCGACGCCGCAGGCCTGGCGCTCGATCCGCGAGGTGATCGAGAAGCTGGACGTGATGCCGCTGCAGGTGCACATCGAGGCACAGGTGGCCGAAGTGGCGCTGACCGGTGACCTGAAGTACGGCGTGAACTGGTTCTTCGACAACGCCGTGGCCGGTCGCACACTGACCGGCGCGCTCAGCGGCCTGACCCTGCCGCCGGCCGCTGCGGGTGCCTGGAATACCTTCGCGGGTGGCGTGACCGGCAATGATGGTGTGGGCTGGGCATTCACCGGGCACAATGCCGCCGCCGTGGTCAGCGCGCTGGACAAGGTGACCGACCTGCGCCTGCTGCAGACGCCATCGGTGTTCGTGCGCAACAACGCCGAGGCCACGCTCAACGTCGGCGACAAGGTGCCGATCAACACCACCACGGTGAACACCGGCGTGGGCACCAGCACCTACAGCTCGGTGCAGTACATCGACACCGGCGTGATCCTCAAGGTGCGCCCGCGCGTGACCCGCGACGGCACCGTGTTCCTGGACATCGTGCAGGAAGTCAGCAGCGCCTCGGACGTGCCCGAGGCCTGCAACCCGACCGAGCGCAACTGCAACCCGCGCATCTCGACCAAGAAGCTGTCCACCGAAGCGGCGGTGCAGAGCGGCGACACCATCATGCTGGCGGGCCTGATCACCGATTCGGCCACCGACGGCAGCAGCGGCATCCCGGGGCTGAGCAGGATCCCGGTGGTCGGTGCGTTGTTCGGTCAGAAGACCCGCACCAGCCGTCGTTCGGAAGTGATCGTGCTGCTGACCCCGACCATCGTCCGCAACAGCCAGGAATCGCGCAACCTGACCGACGAGTACAGCAAGCGCTTCCGCGCGATGGAGCCGCTGAACCAGCCGCGCGCGAAGAAGTAA
- a CDS encoding glycosyltransferase: protein MGAIVLLPLCVDDAALDRCLAALDAGTAPGTAVWLADDAQTGPRAQAVVEHWLAHTPLQAEYTRRARPLGEVAHLDEMLRACDGLDVAVLAPDSVPSPGWLQQLQDAFARDAAIATATPWCNAGETAAWPRLGEINPEPQDPALLAHTCATLPTLHPELPSAVTHAVLVRGNARRRAGGLDVDSYAGWNAALVDLSLRMAGLGWRNVLCETAFVSRAGEAVSRDGDLEALAARWPAWVPRLADFLMHDPLHGLRADLQQRMRQAIMPKEQGDLFVPSVPEPPV from the coding sequence ATGGGGGCGATCGTGTTGTTGCCGCTGTGCGTGGACGATGCCGCGCTCGACCGCTGCCTGGCCGCACTGGATGCCGGCACGGCGCCAGGGACCGCGGTCTGGTTGGCCGATGACGCACAGACCGGGCCGCGCGCACAGGCGGTGGTGGAACACTGGTTGGCGCATACGCCGCTGCAGGCCGAGTACACCCGGCGCGCGCGGCCATTGGGCGAAGTCGCCCATCTGGACGAGATGCTGCGCGCCTGCGATGGCCTGGACGTAGCCGTGCTGGCGCCTGACAGCGTGCCATCACCCGGCTGGTTGCAGCAGCTGCAGGATGCCTTCGCCCGCGATGCCGCGATTGCCACCGCGACCCCCTGGTGCAATGCCGGCGAGACCGCAGCGTGGCCACGGCTGGGCGAGATCAATCCCGAACCGCAGGACCCGGCCCTGCTGGCGCACACCTGCGCGACGTTGCCGACGCTGCACCCGGAGCTGCCATCGGCGGTCACCCACGCGGTGCTGGTGCGCGGCAACGCGCGCCGTCGTGCCGGTGGCCTGGACGTGGATAGCTATGCGGGCTGGAACGCGGCACTGGTCGACCTCAGCCTGCGCATGGCCGGCCTTGGGTGGCGCAACGTGCTGTGCGAGACCGCCTTTGTCAGCCGGGCAGGGGAGGCGGTCAGCCGCGATGGCGATCTGGAGGCCCTGGCAGCGCGCTGGCCGGCCTGGGTACCGCGGCTGGCCGACTTCCTCATGCACGATCCACTGCACGGGCTGCGCGCCGACCTGCAGCAGCGCATGCGGCAGGCGATAATGCCGAAGGAACAGGGCGACCTGTTCGTCCCGTCCGTGCCGGAGCCACCCGTTTGA
- a CDS encoding glycosyltransferase family 2 protein, translated as MNVAIAAIVVTYQSGSTIDACLSRLRQAQDVAEIRVIDNGSLDGTLDIVQRHASHDPRVRFVGNPDNPGFAAANNQGVADSHSPWLAFINPDLMVEPDTLAELRSRAEALGDCLLGVEQVDEHGHADEAVRRRDPDFLMMLRSPGKGSKLAVPRAPHQALQRVPALSGALLMMPRALFDRIGGWDAGYRLHAEDLDLCRRAREAGAVVAIANDLQVTHVRGVSSRSRPFFVEWHKHRGLWRYFQKFEAGQRSLPVRAAVWAAIWAHALMLVPRLLRRSL; from the coding sequence TTGAATGTTGCCATTGCCGCCATCGTCGTCACCTACCAGAGTGGCAGCACCATCGATGCCTGCCTCTCGCGCCTGCGCCAGGCGCAGGATGTGGCGGAGATCCGGGTGATCGACAATGGTTCGCTGGATGGCACCCTGGACATCGTGCAGCGGCATGCCAGCCACGATCCGCGCGTGCGCTTCGTCGGCAACCCGGACAATCCCGGCTTCGCCGCCGCCAACAACCAGGGCGTGGCCGACTCGCACAGCCCGTGGCTGGCCTTCATCAACCCGGATCTGATGGTCGAGCCGGACACGCTGGCCGAACTGCGCTCCCGCGCCGAAGCGCTGGGCGACTGCCTGCTGGGCGTTGAACAGGTGGACGAGCATGGCCATGCCGACGAGGCGGTGCGCCGCCGCGACCCGGATTTCCTGATGATGCTGCGTTCGCCCGGCAAGGGCTCGAAGCTGGCGGTTCCGCGTGCGCCGCACCAGGCGCTGCAGCGGGTCCCTGCGCTGTCCGGCGCACTGCTGATGATGCCGCGCGCGCTGTTCGACCGTATCGGTGGCTGGGACGCGGGCTATCGCCTGCACGCCGAGGACCTGGACCTGTGCCGGCGTGCACGCGAGGCCGGCGCGGTGGTGGCGATCGCCAACGACCTGCAGGTGACCCATGTGCGCGGTGTCTCCAGCCGCTCACGGCCGTTCTTCGTGGAATGGCACAAGCACAGGGGCCTGTGGCGTTACTTCCAGAAGTTCGAGGCCGGGCAGCGTTCGCTGCCGGTGCGCGCGGCGGTATGGGCTGCGATCTGGGCGCATGCGCTGATGCTGGTGCCACGCCTGCTGCGCAGGTCGCTGTAG
- the pncB gene encoding nicotinate phosphoribosyltransferase, whose translation MPIIQSLLDTDLYKFTMMQAVLHQHPGAQVQYRFKCRTPGIDLASYIDQIDEEIDHLCSLRFSDAELDYMRGLRFVKPDFADFLGLFHLDRKYIQLRASKAVPGEIELDITGPWLHTILFEVPLLAIINEVWFRNTTTADFAEGERRLQAKAALLRDTPGFEQCRIADYGSRRRYSRDWHARLLPLLRDALGPQLVGTSNVHFARLYGMTPHGTMAHEYLQAFQALGPRLRDSQVAALESWAREYRGDLGIALSDVVGLDAFLRDFDMYFCKLFDGVRHDSGDPFDWGDRMLAHFQQRRVDPRSKVLVFSDGLDIAKVMRLYDYFRGRCQVAFGVGTHLTNDLGPTPLNIVIKMVRCNGQPVAKLSDSPGKSMCDDPGYLAYLRQVFELPQPE comes from the coding sequence ATGCCTATCATCCAGTCCCTGCTCGACACCGACCTGTACAAGTTCACCATGATGCAGGCGGTGCTCCACCAGCACCCCGGCGCCCAGGTGCAGTACCGGTTCAAGTGCCGTACGCCCGGTATCGACCTGGCAAGCTACATCGACCAGATCGACGAAGAAATCGACCACCTGTGCAGCCTGCGCTTCAGCGACGCGGAGCTGGACTACATGCGTGGCCTGCGCTTCGTGAAGCCGGATTTCGCCGATTTCCTCGGCCTGTTCCATCTCGACCGCAAGTACATCCAGCTGCGCGCATCAAAGGCCGTGCCCGGTGAGATCGAACTGGACATCACCGGCCCGTGGCTGCACACCATCCTGTTCGAAGTGCCGTTGCTGGCGATCATCAACGAAGTCTGGTTCCGCAACACCACCACGGCCGATTTCGCCGAAGGCGAGCGCCGCCTGCAGGCCAAGGCCGCGCTGCTGCGCGATACCCCCGGTTTCGAACAGTGCCGCATCGCCGACTACGGCAGCCGCCGCCGCTACTCGCGGGATTGGCACGCCCGTCTGCTGCCGCTGCTGCGCGACGCGCTCGGTCCGCAGCTGGTCGGTACCAGCAACGTGCACTTCGCGCGCCTTTACGGCATGACGCCGCACGGCACCATGGCCCATGAGTACCTGCAGGCGTTCCAGGCCCTCGGCCCGCGCCTGCGTGATTCGCAGGTGGCGGCACTGGAATCGTGGGCGCGCGAGTATCGCGGCGACCTCGGCATCGCGCTGTCCGACGTGGTCGGCCTGGACGCGTTCCTGCGCGACTTCGACATGTACTTCTGCAAGCTGTTCGACGGCGTGCGCCATGACTCCGGCGATCCGTTCGACTGGGGCGACCGCATGCTGGCGCATTTCCAGCAGCGCCGGGTCGATCCGCGCAGCAAGGTGCTGGTGTTCAGCGATGGGCTCGACATCGCCAAGGTGATGCGCCTGTACGACTACTTCCGCGGTCGCTGCCAGGTCGCGTTCGGCGTCGGCACCCACCTGACCAATGATCTGGGTCCGACGCCGCTCAACATCGTCATCAAGATGGTCCGCTGCAACGGCCAGCCGGTGGCCAAGCTCAGCGATTCGCCGGGCAAGAGCATGTGCGACGACCCGGGTTACCTGGCCTACCTGCGCCAGGTCTTCGAGTTGCCGCAGCCGGAGTAA
- a CDS encoding fimbrial protein, with protein MHKINLIAAVMLAAAPLAANAADGTITFNGKVTDKTCTISTPGGKDFAVNLPTVSKNTLATAGAVAGRTPFAINLTKCSAGNVATYFEPGSTVDFNSGRLVNQASANAATNVQLQLLGSNNQFLPIKAAGAGLAQTNSQWVTVGTDGSADLNYYAEYYATAAATPGDVTSSVKYTIIYN; from the coding sequence ATGCACAAGATCAATCTCATTGCCGCTGTGATGCTGGCCGCCGCTCCGCTGGCCGCCAACGCCGCCGACGGCACCATCACCTTCAATGGCAAGGTGACCGACAAGACCTGCACCATCTCGACCCCGGGCGGCAAGGACTTCGCCGTCAACCTGCCGACCGTGTCCAAGAACACCCTGGCCACCGCCGGTGCCGTTGCGGGCCGTACCCCGTTCGCCATCAACCTGACCAAGTGCAGCGCCGGCAACGTCGCCACCTACTTCGAGCCGGGTTCGACCGTCGACTTCAACAGCGGCCGCCTGGTCAACCAGGCCTCGGCCAACGCTGCCACCAACGTGCAGCTGCAGCTGCTGGGCTCGAACAACCAGTTCCTGCCGATCAAGGCTGCTGGCGCTGGCCTGGCCCAGACCAACTCGCAGTGGGTCACCGTCGGCACCGACGGCTCGGCCGACCTGAACTACTACGCTGAGTACTACGCCACTGCCGCCGCCACCCCGGGCGACGTCACCAGCAGCGTCAAGTACACGATCATCTACAACTGA
- a CDS encoding molecular chaperone, with protein MKALFPRALLLAAFTLPFCQNALAGVVVNGTRVIYPAQAREVTVQVDNVGDSPALVQAWIDSGDANQTADTSDAPFVLTPPIARVEPGRSQALRLIFSGAQLPTDRETVFWLNVLDVPPSPDNADSGEQNYLQVAFRSRLKLFYRPQGLKGVANDAPAALRWTRTGDRLRVENPSPFHVTLAEVHAVTGSSEKAVEDKGAMVAPKQSLEFAAPVGTDQVRFITINDYGGRVEHTIRLGSTGG; from the coding sequence ATGAAAGCACTCTTTCCCCGGGCGCTGCTGCTGGCAGCGTTCACGCTGCCCTTCTGCCAGAACGCACTGGCCGGCGTGGTGGTCAATGGCACGCGAGTGATCTATCCGGCGCAGGCGCGCGAAGTCACCGTGCAGGTCGACAACGTGGGCGATTCGCCGGCGCTGGTGCAGGCCTGGATCGACAGCGGCGACGCCAACCAGACTGCCGATACCAGCGATGCACCGTTCGTGCTGACGCCGCCGATCGCGCGCGTCGAGCCGGGCCGCAGCCAGGCGCTGCGCCTGATCTTCTCCGGCGCACAGCTGCCGACCGATCGCGAGACGGTGTTCTGGCTCAACGTGCTGGACGTGCCGCCGTCGCCGGACAACGCCGACAGTGGCGAACAGAATTACCTGCAGGTCGCGTTCCGTTCGCGCCTGAAGCTTTTCTACCGGCCGCAGGGTCTGAAGGGCGTCGCCAACGACGCACCGGCAGCGCTGCGCTGGACCCGCACGGGCGACCGCCTGCGGGTGGAAAACCCGAGCCCCTTCCACGTCACTCTGGCCGAAGTGCATGCCGTGACCGGCAGCAGTGAAAAGGCCGTCGAGGACAAGGGCGCGATGGTCGCGCCGAAGCAGAGCCTGGAGTTCGCCGCACCGGTGGGCACCGACCAGGTCCGCTTCATCACCATCAACGACTACGGCGGCCGGGTCGAGCACACCATCCGCCTCGGCAGCACCGGGGGCTGA
- a CDS encoding fimbria/pilus outer membrane usher protein codes for MSIHQALCLLVVGAACPGWALAAPANLGEQALMAQSGAANARAPESAQFNSSFLSGQAKQVDLAAFSNGNPMVAGSYRVDVYVNGAWQGRRDLQFKADAQGRVEACLPLPMLEEMGVDSEAVLLQQDPTLPTDKTSCVPVQQRMANAYGVYDSGNLRYDLSIPQVFLRREARGYVNPALWDRGINAGFVGYSFNAIDSDSRVEGGQRNRSAYLGLNAGLNLGGWQFRHDSNLTWSEGDGRHWQSIATYAQRGIPQVRGMLTIGEAYTTGELFDSIGYRGASLASDDRMLPDSLRGYAPVVRGIAETNARIEVRQNQQLIYSSTVSPGSFVIDDLYPTGYGGDLEVSVIEADGRRREFKVPFGSVPQMLREGVSRYALTAGQVRNKLLADEPWLVQGTYQRGIGNQLTLYGGSALSDGYLSLLYGVGLSTPVGAFAADVTHARTSFDHYGSHTGASVRLSYSNMIGETGTNLTLAAYRYSTEGFYSLQDALYGRDSDKRGIDPTTRGRQRSQFQVTLNQPLGRRGGALYVTGSVRDFYDRSGTSKQYQVGYNNAWRSVNYGFSALRTEEGVLGRSDTQYLLSMSVPLGRGTHPVSFSADLGVRDRGGYDNSRVGITGSAGVDNNFSYGAALSDSREGGTTAIANAEYRSRYSALNATYSHSRDFRQASVGANGSVVVHPGGFTFTPQRGDTMVLVEAPGARDAIVSNAPGLRVDGRGYAVVPYVSPYRLNTVTLDPQGMAHDVELESTSQSIAPFAGAISYLRFDTRKGNALLIQVRNTDGRSMPFGAQVKDEQGQPVGMVSQGGRLYVRSEKNQGRLLVEWGAGADQRCTIDYQVPAGADASKTGFIPLEATCR; via the coding sequence TTGTCGATCCATCAGGCACTTTGCCTGCTGGTTGTTGGTGCAGCCTGCCCAGGATGGGCGCTGGCTGCTCCGGCCAATCTCGGCGAACAGGCGCTGATGGCGCAGAGTGGTGCGGCCAATGCGCGTGCACCGGAATCGGCCCAGTTCAATTCCAGCTTCCTGTCCGGCCAGGCCAAGCAGGTCGACCTGGCGGCCTTCAGCAACGGCAATCCGATGGTGGCCGGCAGCTACCGCGTCGATGTCTACGTCAACGGTGCCTGGCAGGGTCGTCGTGACCTGCAGTTCAAGGCCGATGCACAGGGCCGCGTGGAAGCCTGCCTGCCGCTGCCGATGCTGGAAGAAATGGGCGTGGACAGCGAGGCTGTGCTGCTGCAGCAGGACCCGACGCTGCCGACCGACAAGACCAGCTGCGTGCCGGTGCAACAGCGCATGGCCAATGCCTATGGTGTCTACGACAGCGGCAACCTGCGCTACGACCTCAGCATCCCGCAGGTGTTCCTGCGTCGCGAGGCGCGCGGCTACGTCAACCCGGCGCTGTGGGACCGCGGCATCAATGCCGGCTTCGTCGGCTACAGCTTCAATGCCATCGACAGCGACAGCCGCGTCGAAGGTGGCCAGCGCAACCGCAGTGCCTACCTCGGACTCAACGCCGGCCTGAACCTGGGTGGCTGGCAGTTCCGCCACGATTCCAACCTGACCTGGTCCGAAGGCGACGGCCGCCACTGGCAGAGCATCGCCACCTATGCGCAGCGCGGCATCCCGCAGGTGCGCGGCATGCTCACCATCGGTGAGGCCTACACGACGGGCGAGCTGTTCGACTCGATCGGTTACCGCGGTGCCAGCCTGGCCAGCGACGACCGAATGCTGCCCGATTCGCTGCGCGGTTACGCGCCGGTCGTGCGCGGCATCGCCGAGACCAACGCGCGCATCGAAGTGCGCCAGAACCAGCAGCTGATCTACTCCTCCACCGTGTCGCCGGGCAGCTTCGTCATCGACGATCTGTACCCGACCGGCTACGGCGGCGACCTGGAAGTGAGCGTGATCGAGGCCGATGGCCGCCGCCGCGAATTCAAGGTGCCGTTCGGTTCGGTGCCGCAGATGCTGCGCGAAGGCGTGTCGCGCTACGCGCTGACGGCCGGCCAGGTGCGCAACAAGCTGTTGGCCGACGAGCCGTGGCTGGTGCAGGGCACCTACCAGCGCGGTATCGGCAACCAGCTGACCCTGTACGGTGGCAGCGCGCTGAGCGACGGCTACCTGTCGCTGCTGTACGGCGTCGGCCTGTCCACGCCGGTCGGCGCGTTCGCTGCCGACGTCACCCATGCACGTACCTCGTTCGACCACTACGGCAGCCATACCGGCGCCAGTGTGCGGCTGAGCTACAGCAACATGATCGGCGAGACCGGGACCAACCTGACCCTGGCCGCCTACCGCTACTCGACTGAAGGCTTCTACAGCCTGCAGGACGCACTGTATGGCCGTGATTCGGACAAGCGCGGCATCGACCCGACCACCCGTGGCCGCCAGCGCAGCCAGTTCCAGGTAACGCTGAACCAGCCGCTGGGCCGTCGCGGCGGTGCGCTGTACGTGACCGGTTCGGTGCGTGACTTCTATGACCGTTCCGGCACCTCCAAGCAGTACCAGGTGGGCTACAACAATGCCTGGCGCTCGGTGAACTACGGCTTCTCGGCGCTGCGCACCGAAGAAGGCGTGCTGGGCCGTTCCGACACCCAGTACCTGCTGTCGATGAGCGTGCCGCTGGGCCGTGGCACCCACCCGGTGTCGTTCAGTGCCGATCTGGGCGTGCGCGACCGCGGTGGCTACGACAACAGCCGCGTCGGCATCACCGGTTCGGCCGGCGTCGACAACAACTTCAGCTACGGCGCAGCCCTGTCCGATTCCCGCGAGGGTGGCACCACCGCGATCGCCAATGCCGAATACCGCAGCCGCTACTCCGCATTGAACGCCACCTACAGCCACTCGCGTGATTTCCGCCAGGCCTCGGTCGGCGCCAACGGCAGCGTGGTCGTGCATCCGGGCGGCTTCACCTTCACCCCGCAGCGTGGCGACACCATGGTGCTGGTCGAAGCGCCGGGCGCGCGCGATGCGATCGTCAGCAACGCCCCGGGCCTGCGCGTCGATGGCCGCGGCTACGCGGTGGTGCCGTACGTGTCGCCGTATCGACTCAACACCGTCACCCTCGATCCGCAGGGCATGGCCCACGACGTCGAGCTGGAAAGCACCAGCCAGTCGATCGCACCGTTCGCCGGTGCCATCAGCTACCTGCGCTTCGATACCCGCAAGGGCAACGCGCTGCTGATCCAGGTCCGCAACACCGACGGCCGCAGCATGCCGTTCGGTGCGCAGGTCAAGGATGAGCAGGGCCAGCCGGTGGGCATGGTCAGCCAGGGTGGCCGCCTGTACGTGCGCAGTGAAAAGAACCAGGGCCGCCTGCTGGTGGAGTGGGGTGCCGGTGCCGACCAGCGCTGCACCATCGACTACCAGGTTCCGGCGGGCGCCGATGCGTCCAAGACCGGCTTCATCCCGCTGGAGGCAACATGCCGATGA
- a CDS encoding fimbrial protein encodes MPMISSRGRKALTALALLGGVLLAQQASASCRIQSSWFTAQDVTMDMGQIVILPSTPVGGVIKEISESITQQNSVARCDWSGGRSIGEYVNAAQRRPVAGFSNVYETDVPGVGIRLFRDSGAIQTYYPHSINFAGNATISLIGGTFRIQLIKTAAQTGSGVIAPNGRFTTYYFDGDGASRPVLTSTFKGSGTTVVSPTCEVQAGSRNIAVDFGSVPNTTFTGVGSRAVNRDFEIRLNCQGSNVAAYQSKIGIRLDADQDSSNMPGVLKLSAASNSATRIGIQMVQRDGTTEREVRFGQTINVGTTAPGTSVMALPLRARYVQTQAGTVGAGVANGQATFTIQYE; translated from the coding sequence ATGCCGATGATCTCTTCCCGTGGCCGCAAGGCACTGACAGCCCTTGCACTGCTGGGCGGCGTGCTGCTGGCACAACAGGCCAGCGCGTCGTGCCGCATCCAGTCCAGCTGGTTCACCGCGCAGGACGTGACCATGGACATGGGCCAGATCGTGATCCTGCCCAGCACCCCGGTCGGTGGCGTGATCAAGGAAATCAGCGAATCGATCACCCAGCAGAACAGCGTTGCGCGCTGCGACTGGTCCGGTGGCCGTTCCATCGGTGAGTACGTCAACGCGGCGCAGCGGCGCCCGGTCGCCGGTTTCTCCAATGTGTATGAAACCGACGTCCCGGGCGTGGGCATTCGCCTGTTCCGCGATTCCGGCGCCATCCAGACCTACTATCCGCACTCCATCAACTTTGCCGGCAATGCCACCATCTCGCTGATCGGCGGCACCTTCCGCATCCAGCTGATCAAGACCGCCGCGCAGACCGGCTCGGGCGTGATCGCGCCGAACGGCCGCTTCACCACCTACTACTTCGACGGTGATGGTGCCAGTCGTCCGGTACTGACCTCGACCTTCAAGGGCTCGGGTACCACCGTGGTCAGCCCGACCTGCGAAGTGCAGGCCGGCAGCCGGAACATCGCCGTCGACTTCGGCAGCGTGCCGAACACCACCTTCACCGGTGTCGGTTCGCGCGCGGTCAATCGCGACTTCGAGATCCGGCTGAACTGCCAGGGCAGCAACGTCGCCGCCTACCAGAGCAAGATCGGCATCCGCCTCGATGCCGACCAGGACAGCTCGAACATGCCGGGCGTGCTGAAGCTCAGCGCAGCCAGCAACAGTGCCACCCGCATCGGCATCCAGATGGTCCAGCGCGATGGCACCACCGAGCGTGAAGTGCGCTTCGGCCAGACCATCAATGTCGGCACCACCGCGCCGGGCACCAGCGTCATGGCGCTGCCGCTGCGCGCGCGCTATGTGCAGACCCAGGCCGGTACGGTCGGCGCCGGTGTCGCGAACGGCCAGGCCACGTTCACCATCCAGTACGAGTAA